Sequence from the Christiangramia fulva genome:
GTAGGGAATATGGATTTGTCGGCTTACCGATTAAGTTAATTGGTCTCTAAAATAACAATTTTCACACTTTACCGGCTATTTGCCTTAACCGATGTTGCCAACTGGCTGCTATTTTGATCTTTTTATTTTTATTGGATGCTGTTGAGTATCAAAAATATCTACAATTTCAACCTGATTTTTCTCTTTATTTATCCAATATATAATCTTGTAACTTTGATGAACTAAATAGCGAAATTCTTGTTTCCTTTCAGACAATAATTCTTCTATTTGTCCAATTTCTGGTTGTTTTTTTAGTCGGCGAGTTTCTTTGACTATTTTCTGAGTTTCTTTTCTAGCAACTCTAAGGCTAGCATTCTCTTTTAAATATTTGAAATTTTCTCGAACTTCGTTTTTTGCGAAGTCGGTCCAATAAATTTTTACCTCCATTTTTCAATTTCAGCCATTAAATCATTAACCTCAGTTAATTTTCCTTCTTTCGAATCTTTCATTGATTTATCGATTCGTTTATTGAACTCTTTTTTACTCATTGGCTGAATCTCTCTATTCCCGGATAATTTTTTCTCTTTCTTTAAAACTTTTTCAAGTCTGGTAATTGCTTCCTCACTTTGAAGTTTTAAAAATTCCTGAATGAATTCTATTTTTCTGGCTTCTATATCCATTTTCAGCTTTTTATCAAAAATACGAATTCTAATTTAATCCTTTTATTCTTAATCGGAGTTTTCTGGAGCTTGTTGCCAACGGTTTGCGGTTAACGACAAGTGCCACGGAGTTATAAAAGCAAATCTGTCGGCTTAACGCTCTGGTTTGTTATGGAAACTAATTTAATTCTTTTTTGTAGAACCCGGCATTTGCGATAACCGCTGTTGGCAACTGGCTGGTTTACTTCGACCTTTCTATTTTTGTTGGATTTTGCCGTGTATCAAAAACATCAGCAATTTTGATAAAACCATCCTCTGGATGAACAGAATAAATAATTTTATAGTTTTTAAAAATCAAATATCTGTAAGATATTTTTCTTTCTTTTAGAAGTTCCTCAATTTGTCCAATTTTTGGATTGTCCATTAATCTATTTGGCTCTTCTAGTAAATTTTTAAGTAATTTCTTCGCAACCCTGGGACTAGCATTTTCTAAATAATATTCAAAAATCTCATCAAGTTGCTTTTCTGCAAATTTTGACCAAATTATTTCTAATTTCATTATTTATATTTAGATAATAATTCCGAAGTCTTCTTGAAACGATTATTTTTAAAATCTTTTTCTGATTGGTCAATTCTTTGATTTAGTTCCTCTTTTGTCATAGGTTTGAAGTCTTTTCCAATGACATTTTTCTTCTCTTTCTTTAATAGTTTTTCCAAACGAGAAACAGCTTCTTCACTTTGAAGTTTTAAAAACTCTTGTACAAATTCTATTTTTCTTGATTGTAAATCCATAGCGATCAGCTTTTGATCAAAAATACGAATTCTCAATTAATCCTAGAAGAATGTTGTGACTTTTTGACCAGCTTGTTGCCAACGGTTTCGGTTACCGCAAGTTGGCGGAGTAGGGAAGCGGAGTTGTCGGTTTATTAGTTTTCTTTCCTGGTTTCTAAAATTACACTTTTTCGACTAAACCCATTATTTGCGATGAGCCGTTGTTAGGTGTAGTTTTTTATTCTCGAATCCTTCTTTTTAAATCCAT
This genomic interval carries:
- a CDS encoding type II toxin-antitoxin system RelE/ParE family toxin, giving the protein MEVKIYWTDFAKNEVRENFKYLKENASLRVARKETQKIVKETRRLKKQPEIGQIEELLSERKQEFRYLVHQSYKIIYWINKEKNQVEIVDIFDTQQHPIKIKRSK
- a CDS encoding type II toxin-antitoxin system RelE/ParE family toxin encodes the protein MKLEIIWSKFAEKQLDEIFEYYLENASPRVAKKLLKNLLEEPNRLMDNPKIGQIEELLKERKISYRYLIFKNYKIIYSVHPEDGFIKIADVFDTRQNPTKIERSK